In Paracoccus aminophilus JCM 7686, a single window of DNA contains:
- a CDS encoding VIT1/CCC1 transporter family protein, with amino-acid sequence MNRPHHLPDPSAHPDDPHYVGRLGWLRAAVLGANDGIVSTGAIIMGVAAAEPSPRAILIAGVAGLTAGAMSMAAGEYVSVHSQSDTERADIERERQALRDMPEDELHELAAIYEERGMTPATALQAAREVSEHDALGAHIRDELGLTEASAANPLQAALTSAVTFSTAGAVPLLAAIIAPIEHVLIAVLLATVVALGILGAIGAKAGGAPMGRAALRVMVWGTIALGITAAVGKIFGVAA; translated from the coding sequence ATGAACCGACCACATCATCTGCCCGACCCGAGCGCCCATCCCGATGATCCCCATTATGTCGGCCGTCTGGGCTGGCTGCGCGCCGCGGTTCTGGGTGCGAATGACGGGATCGTCTCGACCGGCGCGATCATCATGGGCGTCGCCGCCGCAGAGCCGAGCCCCCGCGCCATTCTGATCGCCGGGGTGGCCGGTCTGACCGCAGGCGCGATGTCGATGGCGGCGGGGGAATATGTCTCTGTCCATTCGCAATCCGACACCGAGCGCGCCGATATCGAGCGCGAACGACAGGCTTTGCGCGACATGCCCGAGGATGAGCTGCACGAGCTCGCGGCGATCTACGAGGAACGCGGCATGACGCCCGCGACCGCGTTGCAAGCTGCGCGCGAAGTCAGCGAACATGACGCGCTTGGTGCCCATATCCGCGACGAGCTGGGCCTGACCGAAGCCTCGGCCGCAAATCCGCTGCAAGCCGCGCTGACCTCGGCCGTGACCTTCAGCACGGCGGGCGCGGTGCCGCTTCTGGCCGCGATCATCGCGCCGATCGAGCATGTGCTGATCGCGGTCCTGCTGGCGACCGTCGTGGCCCTTGGCATCCTTGGTGCGATCGGTGCAAAAGCCGGCGGCGCGCCGATGGGGCGCGCCGCGTTGCGGGTCATGGTCTGGGGCACGATCGCCCTTGGCATCACTGCCGCCGTGGGCAAGATCTTCGGCGTCGCCGCTTAA